A region of Paenibacillus sp. JNUCC-31 DNA encodes the following proteins:
- a CDS encoding Dabb family protein, translated as MSSIKHMVTFTLYAGKGTPEAEAFLKESADALTKIPGVEQFEVLRQVSEKNEFDYSFSMVFADQAAYDAYNDHPVHRKYVEERWEKEVSRFQEIDLIPHGK; from the coding sequence ATGAGTAGCATCAAACATATGGTAACGTTTACACTTTACGCAGGCAAGGGTACACCTGAAGCTGAGGCATTTTTGAAAGAAAGTGCGGATGCACTGACGAAGATTCCAGGTGTGGAGCAATTTGAGGTACTGCGTCAGGTAAGCGAAAAGAACGAGTTTGATTACAGTTTCTCGATGGTCTTTGCCGATCAGGCTGCGTATGATGCCTATAATGATCACCCCGTTCACCGCAAGTATGTCGAAGAACGGTGGGAAAAGGAAGTTAGTCGCTTCCAGGAAATCGATCTGATTCCGCACGGAAAGTAA
- a CDS encoding type B 50S ribosomal protein L31 — protein sequence MPKADIHPKTQTVIFFDASADYKFLSSSTKFSNETMEWEDGNTYPVIRVDTSSASHPFFTGKQRNVDIGGRVDKFNRKYNIK from the coding sequence ATGCCAAAAGCTGACATCCATCCCAAGACACAAACTGTAATTTTCTTCGATGCAAGTGCTGATTACAAATTCCTGAGTTCTTCGACTAAATTCTCGAACGAAACAATGGAATGGGAAGATGGCAACACTTACCCGGTAATCCGTGTGGACACTAGCTCCGCATCCCACCCATTCTTCACAGGTAAACAAAGAAACGTGGACATCGGTGGACGTGTTGATAAATTTAACCGTAAATACAACATCAAATAG
- a CDS encoding SDR family NAD(P)-dependent oxidoreductase: MKLDLTGKTALVTGATGQLGRVIARTLADCGANLALHYINNETKARELQSEIEALGRKTVIVQGDITKQETAFQMRDVIQSGLGDVDIVVANAVIQYAWTTVLEQSPDDYISQFESCVMQSVYLAKAFIPTMKEARAGRFIGINTECAMQNFATQSAYTAGKRGMDGLYRVLAKEVGEYQITVNQVAPGWTISERDRTSEPGYDEGYIQTVPLKRRGEDQEIANAVAFLASDLSSFITGAYIPVSGGNVMPAI; this comes from the coding sequence ATGAAATTAGATCTTACAGGTAAAACGGCGCTGGTGACTGGAGCAACCGGCCAATTGGGAAGGGTTATCGCTCGTACGCTGGCAGACTGTGGTGCAAACCTCGCGCTGCATTACATAAATAATGAAACGAAGGCCAGAGAGCTTCAAAGCGAGATTGAAGCTCTCGGTCGGAAAACGGTCATTGTTCAGGGTGATATCACCAAACAAGAAACGGCATTTCAGATGCGTGATGTAATTCAATCCGGCCTCGGCGATGTGGATATTGTGGTTGCCAATGCGGTTATCCAATATGCCTGGACAACCGTGCTGGAACAATCACCGGATGATTATATAAGCCAGTTTGAATCTTGCGTGATGCAGAGTGTCTATCTTGCAAAAGCATTCATTCCAACGATGAAGGAAGCAAGAGCTGGTCGATTTATTGGAATCAATACGGAATGTGCGATGCAAAATTTTGCTACACAGTCTGCATATACGGCGGGAAAACGCGGGATGGACGGTTTGTACCGTGTGCTGGCGAAGGAGGTAGGCGAGTATCAGATTACGGTCAATCAGGTTGCGCCAGGATGGACAATCAGTGAACGTGATCGGACCAGTGAGCCGGGATATGATGAGGGTTATATTCAAACGGTGCCGCTGAAGCGCAGAGGTGAAGATCAGGAAATCGCCAATGCGGTAGCTTTTTTGGCATCCGATCTGTCCTCTTTTATCACTGGAGCTTATATCCCGGTCAGTGGCGGCAATGTGATGCCAGCTATCTAA